The following are encoded in a window of Mycoplasmopsis bovis PG45 genomic DNA:
- a CDS encoding BspA family leucine-rich repeat surface protein, giving the protein MKKKLTIALSSVIGTIALATAIAVPITLQQKNKNKPLIINNDSSIITKPIDMDDNSSPMKSEPVDMDELKLNDGNKMMDDNPSPMKSEPVDLSSLINKTSFGLIITNDSLPTEKEIIDLVKKENPGLNEKALQSLSVENISKQGSTITSKNKDDFSGEIKLKYRARTNSEQEKYHNETVGLVKTTWEKSFKNKLHSLMTLGEVFGQLVKKVNREDSKISLDKDQKNVYITSLLKGNSISGTNNLQGNNNNKEITVKVENKHDIKLEIGFARGGTVPTKYIDKNGKEVTDDGWDLSNIDATVITKIGFHDYKGVIRVPTLPKNIKRVPSELPSVITSLEKTFSGLKSEKVMGIENWDTSNISNLSETFSGAENFNQDLSKWKTTKVTDMSATFYNAKKFNSPLNSWDTYNVTNMQSMFYGAAEFNQELSNWKTSNVTNMSFMFDGAAKFDKNISGWDVKKVTNHNNFCNNSGLKCKLKEPECKLENCPMFCCEKNNQCEICKKSMSMK; this is encoded by the coding sequence ATGAAGAAAAAACTTACTATTGCCCTTTCATCAGTAATTGGCACAATTGCTCTTGCAACAGCAATTGCGGTGCCAATTACTTTGCAACAAAAAAATAAAAATAAGCCTTTAATAATTAATAATGATTCAAGTATTATTACTAAGCCTATAGATATGGATGATAATTCATCGCCAATGAAGTCTGAGCCTGTAGATATGGATGAATTAAAATTAAATGATGGGAATAAGATGATGGATGATAATCCATCACCAATGAAGTCTGAGCCTGTAGATTTAAGTTCGCTTATTAATAAAACTAGTTTTGGATTAATCATCACAAATGATAGCTTACCAACTGAAAAAGAAATTATAGATTTAGTAAAAAAAGAAAATCCAGGCTTAAATGAAAAAGCATTACAATCACTAAGTGTTGAAAATATTTCAAAACAAGGTTCAACTATTACTTCAAAGAATAAGGATGATTTTTCAGGCGAAATAAAGCTTAAATATAGAGCTAGAACAAATAGCGAACAAGAAAAATACCACAATGAAACAGTCGGATTGGTAAAAACAACCTGAGAGAAATCATTTAAAAATAAATTACATAGTCTAATGACCTTAGGTGAGGTTTTTGGGCAGTTAGTTAAAAAAGTAAACAGAGAAGATAGCAAAATTTCCCTTGACAAAGATCAAAAAAATGTTTACATTACTTCATTATTAAAAGGCAATAGTATTTCTGGTACTAATAATTTGCAAGGAAATAACAACAATAAAGAAATTACTGTTAAAGTTGAAAACAAGCATGATATAAAGCTTGAAATAGGGTTTGCTAGGGGAGGTACAGTTCCCACCAAATATATTGACAAAAATGGTAAAGAGGTCACCGATGACGGATGAGATCTATCTAATATTGATGCCACAGTAATAACAAAAATTGGCTTTCACGATTACAAAGGAGTTATTAGAGTCCCTACATTACCAAAAAATATTAAACGAGTTCCAAGCGAACTACCTTCAGTAATCACAAGCTTGGAAAAAACATTTAGTGGATTAAAAAGCGAAAAAGTTATGGGTATTGAAAATTGAGATACTTCAAACATATCTAATTTATCTGAAACTTTTAGTGGCGCTGAAAATTTCAACCAAGACTTATCAAAATGAAAAACTACAAAAGTTACAGATATGTCAGCAACATTTTATAATGCCAAAAAGTTCAATAGTCCACTAAATAGTTGAGATACTTATAATGTAACAAATATGCAATCGATGTTTTATGGCGCTGCTGAATTCAATCAAGAACTTTCAAATTGAAAAACAAGCAATGTTACAAATATGTCATTTATGTTCGATGGAGCAGCAAAATTTGACAAAAATATAAGTGGATGAGATGTCAAAAAAGTTACTAACCATAATAATTTTTGCAACAATTCAGGATTAAAATGTAAATTAAAAGAGCCAGAATGTAAACTTGAAAATTGTCCTATGTTCTGTTGTGAAAAAAATAATCAATGCGAAATATGCAAAAAATCAATGTCTATGAAATAA